ATGTCTGGCAGCAGTGGCTTGGATTATCCGGAGGATATAGAGTCGGACCCTGCTGTCGAGCAATGTGCGCCTTCTGCGCGGTCACCGAACACCCTCCAGCCTCTTAGACTTTCTATATCTATCTCCCTTGAACTCCAACACTGTGCAGCAGCGTACTGAAACCAAAACTTCCACACAACCTTATGCCTCCTTACAGAGAAGCTTACGGACCACCGGCGTGAGCGGACGCGGAGCCCGCGTCGGCGGCGTCAAGTCGCTGCGCCTGGCGCCCAACGGAAAGCCCATACGGTCCAACAACGTGACCCGGGTAGCAACGTAAGCATCTCGTCTATAATCGCGCGTCAATATTCCCAATCCACTGCAACATATCTGTACTTCTTCGTTAATCGCCCAGGATGCGTGCCGATCTAGTAGCTAGCGGTAACGCAGCCCGCAATCGccgcagcggcagcagcactCGCCGTTTCTCCGCCTCCAACGGTGGAGGTGTCGGTGGCCTGCGTCAGCGGCTGGGACAGCGCCGCCCTTCAGTGGGAGGTGCCGCCGAGCGCGTTGAGCGGCGCCAGAGACAGAAGCAGCAGCAAGCCCCACGAGGACGTTCTCGCTCGCGATCCCGTTCGCGTCTCCCACAACCACAGCGCACAGACAGAGGTCGCTCTCAGAGCCGTGGTCGCAGCGTAGGGCGTCCCCAGAGCCGCAATCGCGATCGCTCCGCCCAAGGGCGTGTTCCGGTCAAACAGCGCCTTTCGGTCAAGCATCGCCTTGGCGTGCGTTCCGGCCAGGGAAACATCCAGGGCAACAACACGGCCAAGAACCCACGACAGCGTCGGGCATCGAGCCAACTACGAGGCGTGGTCGGTGGAAGAGTGGATAAGCGTCGTAACGCCCAGATTTCTCAAAAGAAGGGAGTTTCCGCCTCACTCGCTGGACGCCAGGGACGTCCACGCGGAAGGTATTTAAGCTTAATAATTTTGTCATGACTAAGGCTCACCACTACTTTTTAATTTAGATCTGCTGTAAGGAAcgctgctggtggtggtgtggcTGTTAACAATTCTGGCCCCACTCGTCGCTCACGGTCACGCAATCGCGTCAACGCCGtcgctgctgccgctgccacCGCTAACGATCAGGGCCGGACTAATATTCGCCAGCGACGCGGACGCAGTGCGGGCGCTGCGAAGGGAAACAACATCAGCAAAAACAACAGAAATGGTAAAGCCAACAAAAACGGCAAGAGCAAGGCGGCAAACGGTGGCAAACAAGCCCCGCAGCAACAGGCTCGCCGGGGACGCAGTCGTAGTCGTAAGCCTACAGGTAAAAGCGTGACAAGTGGCTAGGAAACCAACCGTACTGGATCAGGGCATCGGCACTTGAAACAAAATTGGCCTTTCTTCCACTCTCCATTCCTGTTCAATTTTTGATTACAATGTTTATTTTTCTCCATATTAGGTAAGCCACAGCGCACCGAGGTAAAACGCGAGGATCTGGATATGGAGCTCGACCAGTACATGTCTACTACAAAGTCTGAGATGGACTACTTGCTGAAGTAAACCCAATTTTGGACCAAAATAAAGGCATTGAAAAGAATGGAATGCGGAGAATAAAACAAAGCTACCACCGGCTACAGACAGATTACGTTTCTCTCATCGCTCTAAGTTACCGCCTAGTTCATAGTTATACTTAAGCATTAAAacataacattttaaaagcgCTCATAAAGCGCGTTTTAACTTTGATGTTATCGTGTACATATGGCAagctctaaaactataagtaAGTTTGCCCGATAAATTTGTAGTTTAATCAATGATATAATGTTAATCTCATTTCCCGAAATACAAATTAATCATTGCCTAACTTTAAAAAACGTGGTTAATCAGTTAGTGGTATGTTTCGGGCAAGGGTGGATCTTATCAATTTGTGGGGGTAATTTTTCGATTTTAAGAGGACTTGCTGAATTGTTGAAAATTCAACAGAAAATTTCAGTAATTAAGGGAACGAACCTAAAAGTTCCCTattgaattttcaattttaatatGTCAGCTGTTTGTCAGATTGTCAAATTCCCAGGCTGTGTTTACCAaaaattatgtttaaaattaaggaaaatgCCGAGAATAAGCCAAATAACTAAACTATTAGAACTGCTAACAGGCAGCATCctttatttgcatattttatacGATTGCAATTCCTCCATGTTTGCAAGTGACCAGAGTTACCCTCTTACTTTTAGTCGAGAATAGCGACAACTCTGGTTTACAgcaatttaacaaaattttCAACAGCCTCGAGGCTTTTGAATTGCTGAAATTTCTGAAAGTTAACTTTGTATGGAACAGCTGACCAAAATTCAAcaattcaacagtttagggaatacccTGTACATTTTGTAtgatttttcgaaaatgtttagaaacatgcatttgagccatatttttcttttaccAATTTTTTCCGATATTGTCACcatcaaaaaatcataaaaaatataagcaaaataatttttggaaaatttttttgcagttactattatttgggtttgaagaaactttttgcatcaaaaaatttaagtttacaagacgaggaaaaaagtttaaaaagtagattttttacacaaattcgtccttttcaataagtactgaatgggttaagataAGTATTTTaccatttaaattacctttccattgatgccgaagtttacaagaagtaagtttaAACTATGAGtacatttaacttttgtttcgtcaaattacttaaatattaaaaattattaaaaaatgcctAAATATTTTGCTGAAGCGGGCAGAATGAAAACGTTTTAGAAAGTGTACACCCAGAAAAATaatgaaacatattttagaTCACGCATGgcctaaaaaattttaaatgggcTAAGAGCTTATTTTTAGGTTATGGACTACTTTTTAGGTCACAAATAGCCTAATATTTTAGGTCAACGTCGGCcttaaaattatttcattttatctTAAAATGTTTGACAGCTAAAAACCTTTGAAACTTAATATGTCTGTTATAGATTGATGTTGGGACCTTaccaaataataattgtattgCTCATTATTATTTAATCAATTATTTAAGGTactattttaagaaaaatgaaCTGAGCCGTATTATTACAAAATTGCACATCTTAGGCCATATGTGCCCTAAAGGAtgggtatttaaaaaaaaatgtttaatgttTACCTTTGATACTAATCAGAGCTAGCAAATAACTGTTGGCCGTTTTTCTTCTCGTGCTCTCGTTGCGAGCAAAACCGAAAAATTTCCTACTGTCTCGCTCTCGCTCTGAGCAAGAGACTCTGTTTTCTGTTGAGCGCTTTCCGTTGAGCTCTTTGTATGTCGCTCTTTAATGAGCAGTGCGTAAAGAGCGGAACGAGAAACGCTCGCACAATGACAGTCAACAAAAGACCGATTGACCGAAAAACTCAACGCAAACGGTCTTCACATTTACTTTCGTTGTtgtgaaaaagaaataatataatttgtttaatacaacattttaaatcttttttgCTGTATGACACTGCCTGAAAATCTTCCAAAAATGCCGAGAACAGGGACTTCTCTTCAGATGAGGATGCGGTTAAAAGAGTTGACGAGAATGAGGAGTCAAACATCTCTTCACGCACAGGAGTTTCGAGCGCCGGAACATTTGGTGTTTGTGCCTTAAATAATAAAGCTATAATAAGTATGAAATGTTTTTTGGATTTTAGTTCAGTACAAGTATTAGTTTTTGACGAAGACAATCTTAATTATTAACATAGTTTCTTAAAATTacaacataaacaaaacaggACCCAAATTTCAAACATTCTGCGACATACAGGCTTACTTGTTTCAACTCAAATAAACGAaaagctattttttttttaaattagccCTTGCTAACGATTTCTGGTAGTTCGTCAACATACAATTTACCCGGGGATCCATGTAAATCGCTGCCAACAATCCTTCATTTTCTAACAATTTACTTTCTCTTATTTTTATCTGTGCCGATagtttgtatacccgttattcgtagagtaaaagggtatactagattcgtcagaaagtatgtaacaggcagaccccataaagtatatatattcttgatcaggatcactagccgagtcgatctagccatgtccgtctgtccggatgaaagctgagatctcggaaactattagagctaagctattgagatttggcgtgcagattcctgagcttcttacgcagcgcaagtttgtttcagcagagtgccacgcccactttaacgcccacaaactttaaaaaatcgtaaatatgaacgtggatatctcggaatctatcaaagatagagaaatggggtATTTAGATcgagattccgtagccttgtacgcagcgcaagtttgttatgcgaatatgccacgcccactctaacgcccacaaaccgcccaaacctgtggcgcccacaattttcatgctagatcacaaattttaactggaatgtattggtctcgttaatacctatcgattgaccaaaaaaaaagtcccacgcacactctaacgcccataacgcttaaatctgcttaccgccggtaggtggcgcatttcaatctcgctttgctgcttgcatatctccatttccctttggtcgctttagctgagtaacgggtatctgatagtcgaggtactcgactatagcattcttccttgttttttaatcaaaCTGT
This region of Drosophila subpulchrella strain 33 F10 #4 breed RU33 unplaced genomic scaffold, RU_Dsub_v1.1 Primary Assembly Seq354, whole genome shotgun sequence genomic DNA includes:
- the LOC119560593 gene encoding serine/arginine repetitive matrix protein 2, with translation MNTGISLNERFTQIQSKQPPQGRGRSRSRSRSRRIVDSGAGNPGVSAANSRLLQEFKRRHTVQTALKLKRRSLRTTGVSGRGARVGGVKSLRLAPNGKPIRSNNVTRVATMRADLVASGNAARNRRSGSSTRRFSASNGGGVGGLRQRLGQRRPSVGGAAERVERRQRQKQQQAPRGRSRSRSRSRLPQPQRTDRGRSQSRGRSVGRPQSRNRDRSAQGRVPVKQRLSVKHRLGVRSGQGNIQGNNTAKNPRQRRASSQLRGVVGGRVDKRRNAQISQKKGVSASLAGRQGRPRGRSAVRNAAGGGVAVNNSGPTRRSRSRNRVNAVAAAAATANDQGRTNIRQRRGRSAGAAKGNNISKNNRNGKANKNGKSKAANGGKQAPQQQARRGRSRSRKPTGKPQRTEVKREDLDMELDQYMSTTKSEMDYLLK